From Phragmites australis chromosome 5, lpPhrAust1.1, whole genome shotgun sequence, a single genomic window includes:
- the LOC133919681 gene encoding rho GDP-dissociation inhibitor 1-like: MSSAVEAISCSKVDIPAGPEPEAAAKNSAPVEQGDGAVNGKCGDAPPHCHGDEEDEEDEEKAPKVIDLGPRVSIKDQLEKDKDDESLRRWKEQLLGSVDLNSVGETLEPDVKIMSLSIMSPGLPDIFLPLPVEPNAKGVWFTLKEGSPYRLKFTFSVSNNIVSGLRYTNTVWKTGLKVDRAKEMLGTFSPQQEPYTYVTPEDTTPSGMFARGSYSARTKFLDDDRKCYLEINYTFDIRREWPSTS, from the exons ATGTcgtcggcggtggaggccatCTCCTGCTCCAAGGTCGACATCCCCGCCGGCCCGgagccagaggcggcggccaagaacTCGGCGCCCGTGGAGCAAGGCGACGGCGCGGTGAACGGCAAGTGCGGCGACGCGCCGCCGCATTGCCAcggggatgaggaggatgaagaggacGAGGAGAAGGCCCCTAAGGTCATTGACCTCGGCCCCAGGGTCAGCATCAAGGACCAGCTCGAGAAGGACAAG GATGACGAGAGCCTGCGGAGATGGAAGGAGCAGCTCCTCGGCAGCGTGGATTTGAACTCCGTCGGAG AGACGCTGGAGCCGGACGTGAAGATCATGAGCCTGTCCATCATGTCGCCCGGCCTGCCCGACATCTTCCTGCCGCTGCCGGTGGAGCCCAACGCCAAGGGCGTGTGGTTCACCCTCAAGGAAGGCTCCCCGTACAGGCTCAAGTTCACCTTCTCCGTCAGCAACAACATCGTCTCCGGTCTCCGCTACACCAACACCGTCTGGAAGACCGGCCTCAAAG TTGACAGAGCCAAGGAGATGCTCGGCACGTTCAGCCCCCAGCAGGAGCCCTACACGTACGTGACGCCAGAGGACACCACCCCGTCAGGAATGTTTGCCCGGGGGTCGTACTCTGCCAGGACGAAG TTCCTCGACGACGACCGGAAGTGCTACCTGGAGATCAACTACACCTTCGACATCCGCCGGGAGTGGCCGTCGACGAGCTGA